The Rhizoctonia solani chromosome 1, complete sequence sequence TGTATGGGGCAACCCAGAACCCTCTTCTCGCCGCAACTCGTCGTTTGGTGCGCCCAAGTCCCCGACCAAGCCAGACAAGTCGCCCCCACGCCATTCGCATTCGTCGTCATCCAAAGACAAGGATCgggaaagggaaagggaaagagAACGCCACCGAGAGAGGGACAGAGCTGCAGATCGAGATTATTCTCGCCGACGTTCTCCCTCCCCCAGCAAACCGTCGAGCAAGCTATCCTCCCGTGATGAATCAAATCGCTCCCCCAAGCCAACACTCAATACTTCGGTTCCGCCAAATAATCTGATGGATGTGGATTCACCAAACCCTCAAGGTTAGTACTGTTCTGTTCACTTCAGTTCAGAAATGGGCCAGTAGGCTAATCTTTCCTTCTTGGATAATAACGTCCCGTTCTGGTATGGCACATCTGCATGTGTGGCTCTATTTTGATCCCACTGACGTTGGTTCCTGACCGAAATGTTTGCTACGCCCACCATTTTGGCTGTACGTCATGAACTACATCTGTCTGCGTCTTTTTCCAGCTCCGCCAACAAAAACTTGGACACTGCCTCTGCCTCTGCAGCATCGACTACCACCAGCCAAATGCCCATCTCTATATCGCTTCCTCATGCAGTCAACTCATCAAGCACCCCTGCCATCCCCCTGGGCTTTGGTGTGCCAACTGCACCGCGCGGTGCCCCCTCTGTACCTTCTGCCCAGTCCTCAgcgccaccacctccaccctcGGATACGTCCCAGACCACTGTTCCTATCGCCAACTCCGCCTCCAAATCACCACCCCAATCTTCGGGCCCCACCAAAACCCACGCGCTCCCTGTGCGACCAGCTGGCACGAACGATATTCAACCTCCGCCCTCAACTAGTACTTCGGCTACGCCGATGGTGCTGCCTCATGGGCAGAAAAGCTCAGCTACGCCCACGACCTCTGAGGTGCCAGAAATCGCTATGAATCAAGATCCTCCACTTTCGGTAGCTCCTGGTCCAACACCAACCGCTTTGTCTGTTGATCGGCCATATGAATGGATCGAGTGAGTACATTTTTGGTTGTATTGCGAATGTATGCGTCCCCGTATTGATTTGCACTCGTGTAGATCCCTTGAATCTTTGATCAAACAGAACCGTGTTTTGCAAAACTGTAAATTACAGTATGCGCGTGCCGAAACACAAGAAAAGATGTTGGCTCGTCTGCGTAAGTATCAATATACTTTATCTTTGCATTTATCTGATTATTGATGTTTATAGCTCCTGGCACCTCAAAACGGAAGGTGGGCGATAGCGCTCCGAGTTTATCTGATATGCGACGCCGCATTGAGACTACGGAAGCGGAGCTACAGGTTTTGCTCGGTCAGTTTGCGAGTCGCATGGAGGTATTCTATCGCCCGACGGAGATGATCAAACATGTCGATGGGGGCAAACAGGATGAAGAAACGTTGAGTATGGCACGCAGACTATCCGATCAGGTGTCCAAGCTCGAATCGGAGATGCAGTTGCTCAATATCGGTGCGGCCAAGGGTGCGGAAATGAAGAAGCTCGACGAGACAATTCAGACTAGCTCCCAGGCGATTAAGAAGGAACGAGAAGAGCGCACTAAGGCTGTCGAGGATGTAAAAAAGGACTTTAAAGTGTTGGGAGAGGACTTGAACCGGACCAAGGTTGAATGTGAGCACTTGCGTGAAGAGCTTGTCGCCAGCGGATCGAATTTCGATCAAGTCCGACGTGACGCTCAGGCCATACGAGATGATCAAGTTGCGGTCAAGGAGGAAGTCAAGGCTACCAAGCTCGAAGCCGAAAACACCAAGACCGATGTACAGACCGTCAAGGCCAAGATGAACGAGGTCGACCAGGAGGTAACGAACATCAAAACCGAACTGGAGAGACTCAGGACTAAATTGGCAACTCCTCCGCCTACTCCCCCTCGTCCGTCTGTTCCTTCCCCGGCTACGACTTCCGGGAAACGTGCTCGAAATGAGACCAGTGGTCATAGTCCGAACGCAATGGATGTCGATGATGTCCTTCCACCTGCCAAGCGTGCTCGTACAGCCGATCCACTTCGCCCGTCCCCCTTTGTGGACTCGAGCACACCTTTTGGTAGTCCCAAACCGGCGCGCTTCGATGGAATCAGTCGGCGGGAGCTCTCGCAACGTATCGATATGCTCGAGGGTTTGATCGAGGGCCTCCAAGGCGATGTACGCCAAGTCGAAACCGAtttgcaggaccaaatacaAGACATCACCGATCGAATGGGATCATCCGACGAAAACAACGTCGCCGTCACCAACGCCGAGCCTCCAATCGAAACGAGATCCGAGAGCGCCCCGCCTGGTCCCTCGACAGCGAGAACGATGGCGGACGCGCCGCGGGACGGTCGTCCGCGCCACCTTCGCGAACCGCGTTCCCCGCGTCGTGGGCCCCACACCGTTGCCCACCGTCGAGGAGCTTTCTTCGGACGGTGAGGGTGGTGGTTGCGTGCCGACCTGGACGCGATGATGAGTCAGGTCGTGGCTCTCTGGAACGCCGAGGGCGATTGGCCTTCACGGGTGCAGATGAATGTGTGTAGATCGTTGGGTGTCGAGTCGTTGGATGGTGCATTCAGGCATGCTCCGAGGCCGCCTATCGTTAATGGGAAAAAGACACCGGAGCCGCAGGGGGATTGGGCGGTAATGTTCAAGAGTATGCAGGAGGAACAGGCCAAGATGCGCGAAGAAATGGTGCGCGAGCGTGTGCAGCAGGAAAGTCGGATGAGGACGATGGTGGGTCGACTGGAGCAAGTGGAAGAGGAGTTGGACAAGTCTGTGAAGAGGAGGGATGAGGTCGAGCGGGAATGTGAGGTTCTGAAGAGTCAGCAGGCGGAGCAGAGACAGTTGCTTGTACATGTGAGTTTATGGTTAAAGTGGGACACGCAACAAGATGCTGATCAGTTTTTTTTTCAGCTTCAATCTGTTATGGACAATTTACCCAAGCCAAGTAATGGTCTGTTGTCCTCTGAGGAATTGTTGCAAGATGCCATGCGCAATGGCGCGTCGCCTGTACAGCAAGAACTCGCTGCACTGCGTAAATTGGCGACAACTGTGCCGCACCTGCTTGCACTGGCCGGGATTTCACCTGAAAAAGAAAATTAAGCGATAAATAATATCTGTTTATTATGGTCTTTTCGGTGTTTATTATCTtatctttttttcttctttgtctttttcttctttttttcGCTTGTTAATTGTGTATCTATAAGGTAATTTGTGAACCGTACATGGTGTGGCTATTGGCATTAGAGTGGCTAGATTTTGGAGTGATTCCGAGCACGTGGTAGACACGAGGTGTCGCACGCCGAAAAAAATTGGGGGAATGAAATGGAGTCGGATATTAGAGTAGACCCTTGATCCTGATTTCATCCGAGGCTACGTGGTGCAACGTGTGATGTCACAAAGCTTTTCAGTCCGAGAGAAAATCAGAAAAATATGCATACAGCTTCTATATGCAGTCATAGTTCTAGAAAGGTCATATCGGAGCCATTGCCAGATTCGGCCTGGGGAATTTGGTGGTTGTGGTACCCCCTTTGTTCTGGTTACGAGACGCGTGATCAGAATGTGACCACATGGTCACGACTGAATGCAGGGTCATGTGACAGTGTTTGTTTTGAAGCAAGCCATTACAAACACAGGCGAGGCAGGATTCATATAGCGGTCTTGGACGGATTGAATCGCTATCTCTACCACTCTTACGCCCGCCGCGAGGCTCCGTCACGATTTCGTCCCACCGCTCCTCGTCGCGTACTCGCGCGCCCCCTGTCGCCCCGTCTGAAGGCGCGTCGACTTTCTCCTACGGAAGCGACACCAACTCGCGTGCTACGACTACACGAACTCCCACACGATCCACCAAGGACACTACTGCAGACCGCTCCATGGCCAATCCATCCTCACGCGAGGACCGCGATAGGGACCGCGACAGGGACCGCGGACACCGCTCTGACCGAGAGCGTCGGGAACGTACAGAGCGCTCTCATCATCACCACCACCGCACCATTTCCAGCACTACTTTATTGCTGGTTTTGTCGCTTATTCTCGCTATACTTGCTGTCATGCTGTCACTCCCGAGCTCATCCCGCCCTACTCCCGCTACACCGGGACCGCCTCCTGCTGCACCTGGCTCTTCCGCATCCGGCGCTCCTGGTCCTCCACCCCCGCAAGCACACGGCACCGAGCCCGGCTATGGGGTCCCCGAACCCACCGGATTCTGGTCTCATTTGTCTCCCAAGCGCGGCAAGGATATCGTCCAACGCGAATCTCTCATTGCCATGCGCGAGGCCGAGCTTGCCCGTCGTGAAGCTGAATTACTCGCCGGTCCTCCCGCAGCGATTATGCCGCCCATTGTTTCGTGTCCCCCGGCGCCTATTCAAACTGTCATTGACGCATATACCTTTACCGTCACCCATACCCTTGAGCCTATTCTCCCGCCCCCTATGCCCATGGAGACGGCTACTGTGGTCAAGGAAGTCGAGGTCGTTCGTGAACAGCTTGAGCCTCCGCCGTGGTACCGCCCAATGAACCCGCGTTTTGATGAAGTTCTTGATCGTGAAGCCAAGGTCGCCGAGCGTGAACGTGACATTGCCATGCGTGAAGACATTGTCGGTCGTCGCGAGAACGACGCTGGACGTCGCGAAGGCTGGATCATGGAGCAGCTCATGTGAGTCGCGTCTCCATTTTCAGTTTTTTTTACACGGTCAGCTGACCGTGTTTTTTTCTCCAGGCAACTTCAAAATGAGCCCAACATCCCAGTCATGGACGATGAATACGTTTACGAGGTTCCAGGAATCCGTAGAAAACTAAAGGTACCACGCCCCCTCTGATTGGCCCGTGGACATTGTGGTGGGCAGCAGTCTATTTATTATTTATTCCTGTTCGTGCACGTTGCCCACTCGTCCGCGGGCTTGATTCTTTTCTGTGCCCGCCCCATCCAACAAGTACTGACTGTTTCTTCCAGGAAGTCGAAGTCGTTGAAGTCCCCGCTGAACCCGTTACCTCTCACATTTATGAAACCGTCACTGAACTTGAAACAATTCACCACATCTCGACCGCTACCGTACACGAAACCACTACTTCTGTCGTCCACGCTGTCGAAACCTCGCTCGTTATTACTACCAAGACTGCCGTACAGATGTCCACCGTCGTTCAGACTTCGGTGGTTGTCTCTACGTTTATTCCTCCCGTCAAGACTGTCACAGTCCCCATGCCTGCTGGAACTCGCGCTGCTCCCCCTGCTCCTGAGCGTCCCAAGGGCTCGCCCGCTGGTCCTCGTGGTCCCGGTCGCACCAATGTGGTGGAGATTGCTACGGAAGAGGAGGTTCTCATCCCGGTTGAGATTGAAGAGACTCAGCAAATCATTCCACCTCCCCAAGCTACTCTTCCTCCGCCTCCTCCGCCTCCGCCACCACGTGACACAGTGACTGTCATGCATGACCGCGAGTACAACCGCCAGAACGAGCCCGAGCGTGAGCGCGAACCACCACAGGCCCaggcacctccaccaccccgCCACCGCCACCTCGTGGCCCCCCAGGTGGAGGCCCTGGTCGCAAACCCCGCAACCAGCGTCCCGAGCCAACGCGTCCCCAGCGCGCGAACCCCAACCAAAAAGAAGCCAAAGGATGGTTTGGCGGGCGTGGTCCATGGTAGTTGATGGTAATGATTCAGGTTTGGTTTTAGACATCTGTAACAAAGTATGAATTTTGTGTATCCCTCTACTATCCCCCCTTACGATACAACTCTACGTGGTGCTCTTTTGTTTTGGACACTCCTCCCCCATCTTACACTCATCTACGACCTTTAGGATTATCTATTCCCTTTTCTTCACTGCTGTTCGCCCTTTTTTAGGTTTGGCCTGGCCTCTCTTGACTTATTTTTCCCCCGTCATTTGTTGGCTTTTTGTGTTGTACGAGATTTTACCTGTTAGTGCACGACATGAATAGTACGAACTATGATGGAACGCTGTCTGATCAAGTTGCCTCGACGCACGTTTATTCCTGCCTTGTCGGTTCATCTCGCTGGCAACAAATGCCAGCGCA is a genomic window containing:
- a CDS encoding leucine-rich repeat protein, translating into MPPPIRCIDEENCRRRSCRFVHPGEPDWPYAIESNLAKKKRAQAAAAGHGSRDTGYESRPKASRESTGRGSITSATSGRGDSGGGKASPERTRATPHHKDGAAQALGVAGVLHIAGDGGQLRPTTVVGGLRLLTQALGTRRLVGGGSLRTVYGATQNPLLAATRRLVRPSPRPSQTSRPHAIRIRRHPKTRIGKGKGKENATERGTELQIEIILADVLPPPANRRASYPPVMNQIAPPSQHSILRSANKNLDTASASAASTTTSQMPISISLPHAVNSSSTPAIPLGFGVPTAPRGAPSVPSAQSSAPPPPPSDTSQTTVPIANSASKSPPQSSGPTKTHALPVRPAGTNDIQPPPSTSTSATPMVLPHGQKSSATPTTSEVPEIAMNQDPPLSVAPGPTPTALSVDRPYEWIESLESLIKQNRVLQNCKLQYARAETQEKMLARLPPGTSKRKVGDSAPSLSDMRRRIETTEAELQVLLGQFASRMEVFYRPTEMIKHVDGGKQDEETLSMARRLSDQVSKLESEMQLLNIGAAKGAEMKKLDETIQTSSQAIKKEREERTKAVEDVKKDFKVLGEDLNRTKVECEHLREELVASGSNFDQVRRDAQAIRDDQVAVKEEVKATKLEAENTKTDVQTVKAKMNEVDQEVTNIKTELERLRTKLATPPPTPPRPSVPSPATTSGKRARNETSGHSPNAMDVDDVLPPAKRARTADPLRPSPFVDSSTPFGSPKPARFDGISRRELSQRIDMLEGLIEGLQGDVRQVETDLQDQIQDITDRMGSSDENNVAVTNAEPPIETRSESAPPGPSTARTMADAPRDGRPRHLREPRSPRRGPHTVAHRRGAFFGRSLGVESLDGAFRHAPRPPIVNGKKTPEPQGDWAVMFKSMQEEQAKMREEMVRERVQQESRMRTMVGRLEQVEEELDKSVKRRDEVERECEVLKSQQAEQRQLLVHLQSVMDNLPKPSNGLLSSEELLQDAMRNGASPVQQELAALRSVTISSHRSSSRTRAPPVAPSEGASTFSYGSDTNSRATTTRTPTRSTKDTTADRSMANPSSREDRDRDRDRDRGHRSDRERRERTERSHHHHHRTISSTTLLLVLSLILAILAVMLSLPSSSRPTPATPGPPPAAPGSSASGAPGPPPPQAHGTEPGYGVPEPTGFWSHLSPKRGKDIVQRESLIAMREAELARREAELLAGPPAAIMPPIVSCPPAPIQTVIDAYTFTVTHTLEPILPPPMPMETATVVKEVEVVREQLEPPPWYRPMNPRFDEVLDREAKVAERERDIAMREDIVGRRENDAGRREGWIMEQLMQLQNEPNIPVMDDEYVYEVPGIRRKLKEVEVVEVPAEPVTSHIYETVTELETIHHISTATVHETTTSVVHAVETSLVITTKTAVQMSTVVQTSVVVSTFIPPVKTVTVPMPAGTRAAPPAPERPKGSPAGPRGPGRTNVVEIATEEEVLIPVEIEETQQIIPPPQATLPPPPPPPPPRDTVTVMHDREYNRQNEPEREREPPQAQAPPPPRHRHLVAPQVEALVANPATSVPSQRVPSARTPTKKKPKDGLAGVVHGS